The sequence TATGGGGAACCATATACTTTGGCAATCTCTCCCCACAAAACTCAATAATCTCTTCTGGCACACAATTATCACACCCCTCCTTCAACTTCACAAATGCACAAGGCTTATTTGTTCCCACCACAGCAGCTTCAAACACCTTTGGATGACTTAGCAACATTGCCTCTACTTCAAGTGAGCTTACAATCTCACCCCCACAAATGATCATATCCTTTGCACGGTCTTTCATTTCTATAAAACCATCTTGATGTCTAATTGCAAGGTCCCCTGTACGGTACCATCCACCCCTAAAAGCTTCTTGAGTcacttttggttttttaaagTACCCCAACATCATAGTATTGCCTTTAAACATTACCTCACCAATGGTTTTCCCATCATGAGGTATGCTTTTCATAGTACTCGGATCTTTTACATCGACCCCATCCATTATAAGGTTGTGAAGCCCTTCAAGACGTTTTGTTTTGGCTTGTTCATCCAAGGTTGAACTATATTGCAACTCGGGTGTACATGGGGTAACAATGGCTGGGCCAAGAGCCTCTGTCATACCATAGCCATGGCTCACATTGAAGCCTAATTCAATAACCTTGGTCACAACTTGGGGTGGTGGTAATGGACCAGCAACAATAATTTCCACTTTGAATGGCAATGGCCTCGCAAGAGACTTTGCTAGTATGTTTAAAATGATGGGTGCACCACACAAGTGAGTTACCTGTCAGAATAATGGTTAAgttattaaattcaaattttgttaacaacttaaatttttggGACAATAGGTAATTTGTCATTGTATCAGAGTTAAATTTTTCTATATCCTAACGCTGTCTCTGTTCTACCTTTCATTTAAAAAGTTGGAAATTTCATGTGTTAGTCAATAGTCCCATTTATTAAGGAGGAAATGTTTGAGTAATTTATCGTACCTTGTGAACAAGAATTGCATCAAATATAAGTTTTGCCGTTAGAGTACTTCTGAGGCATATATTGGTGCCACCAAGAGCAGCCACTGCCCAAGGGAAACACCACCCATTGCAGCGGAACATGTCAACAGTCCATAAAAACACAAGCTTTTCTCTCACATTGATGCGAAAAATTGTTGCTATTGAATTGAGATAGGCAGCTCTGTGGCTATATATTGCTCCTTTAGGAATCCCAGTTGAGCCAGAGGTGTAATTCACTGAAATAGGATCACATTCATTTTTGGGTCTAATTATCTCAAAGTCTGCTTGTCCCATTGCAAGAAGGTCATTGTAGTCCAGGCTACCTGGTGGGGTTGCTTCAACAATTGAGAATGATTTTTTATCACACTCAGCTATTAAAACAAGTGAGGGTGGTTTGCCTTCTCTCTCGGAAAGTATGTTTAATGCTCCAAGAACAACTTCAAGGAACTCATagtatacaaaaataattttggccTCCAATTGTTCCAATAACAAGGCTAACATGGCTGAGTCTAACTTGGTGTTAAGTGCAGAAATAACTGCCCCAGCCATTGGAACGCCAAAATGTAGCTCATAGAGTGCTGGAACATTAGGTGCAAAAGCCGCAACCTGCTCacagaacaaaaacaaagatgTCTATTAGAGATATTAGAGCCCATTGGATCTAAATCTATCCTTTGAGGACAAGCAACCTTGTCCAACTGAAACTATAATAGGTATTAGCCAATCTATCTTTGAGGGCGACTCTGAAATAGCCATAAACTTCCTCAAGCAGGGAGATACTCTACGATCTGCTTATGGTCACTTGATAAAAGACAGTCTTGTTCATGTAAACTCTTTACAAAgttcttttttctctcatattTATCGGCAAAGCAACATTGTAGCGCATGCCTTAGTTAGGAGAGCAACTTTTTCTTCCCCTCTtttaatttggatgaaaaatgttCCTTTTGACTGCTTTTCCTTTGTAACAATTGATTTATCAGTAGATTAATAACACCTCAATggtctttttctcaaaaaaaaaaaaaaaaaaaagtatagtaaAATCACTTTAATTTGCTCTCTTCTCACAGTACCCAACCATGGTTGCATTCATATTCACATATGAGTAGACTTGGCAAATTGGCTGGTTCTGATCGGGCTAAGTGGGTTTATGTCAAAAACGGATCATCTTGAGTAGGTTGAGTTGATCAAGTTAATTGGGTTATGGGTTGAACTGTATTTTTTCACAAGcaggaataataataataataatacccaaaattttaagtttacacAATCCATAGTTTACTAATGACATCATCACaataaatgaatggaaaaaaaatgttgtagaccATAAATTTTTAGGTACAATATATCAcactataaattttaaatgtcatGGACCAatgataaaacttaaaattcatCACTATAATCCAGCAATTGGAACAAAGAAAGCTGAAATTTGTATATcatctttaaataaaaaaaaagcattttatttttatttttattaaaaattcaattctttAAAAAACAGGTTCGATACAGGTTGACCCGTTTTTCCAAAGAGTGGAGTTATTCCCTTTGAATCGGGTTGAATTAACGGGTTCGGGTCCAAGTTTGTTAGGTGTAATAACGAGTACATGCCAAGCTTCTAGAAATTATATAAGGACAAGCAAAAGTTCCGAATGATTGGATTATTCAACGCAATACTAGGAACCTCTTAGTGGGGAGAAGCTTAAATATATTGAGTAAAGGTAATTGTGTCATTGTGTTGACATTGATCTTGATGAAGTCATGTCCGACTTAGGTAAGATTCTTCTCATTTTGAAGGGTGCGAATTTAGGTGTAACGCAGGACCACAAGGtcactctaatatattaatcaatgattgattttgtattagagcaatttattcttaaaatattgatCATATCGACTTATTCCATAAAGTTTTTGAACGGTTTAGTATATATTACTTTATATCTTATTTTCCATTAAAGTTTAGctatcaaataatacaaatcgAGCATCTTTCAAATTAACTTTTCAATCCTGTATACTAATGATCAAAGTTAATTACTTAAGCAATTCCACAGGATTACTTAGGAAAATAAGGACAACGGTCAAATGgactcaattttaaattttcaaaaactaaattgacataatcatagtttaattataaaattgatacTTAACACATAATTCAAGGACCAAAATCATAATTATACAGATGCTTTTGAATTTCACAAAGATATACATTTATGATGGGAATGAAAAGGAAACTAATCAATGACTATAAGATGAACCCatgttatgttattttatttattatttattttttatataagatataaattctactctaacctaatttaagggTATATTTGTGTGAAATTCCTTCATGGAGACTTAAATCCCAACCCTTACCCCCACatcccacaaacacttatatttgtggagtgactatcgcACCAAAGGTGTGCGGTGGTTAAGATAAACCTATCTTAATTATATAACGTGTGTGTATGCGTGTGTGTGATTGTGTGTATTAATATATGAAACATGCAtgctatattttttgttttatttgttttttaatccaAGTCTTTTAGTCTTTCACCCATCTTGacaattttttggataaatatcaaCCAAGTCAATTCATGGAAACTCCACGTTTCACTCACGTTACTATTGTTTTTAGCATTCTTTTCTACATCAAAGGCACCCCTTACCATGGTCTGCACTCAGAGACCTTATTGATCGCTACTCCAACGTAAAGCATCTTGACTGGTGATTATCTCATTTCATGGTgaaagcaagaaacaaactaGTCTCCACTCAGAGACCTTATTGATCGCTACTCCAACATAGGTTTTTGCTTCTTGATTGGTGATTATCTCATTTGAGACCATATATAGTATTAGGACCAACCTAACTGCTGATATTTTTACTAACTCCCATCCATTAGGGTGCTCTAATGAACTTGGTTCCAAACTCAAAGTCCTGTAGCCCATCTTGAGTTTTGAGGGAATTTTTGGATTATGTTATTCTTAGGCTCAAATTTCGTGGGGCCTATTGTACTTGTTGTACTAATCTATGTTTATACTTCTTTACATGTTCCTTGAAAACTGGCTTGAAAAGAGAGTGTTCAAGAGTTTATAAATACATGGTTAAACTTACATTTAATCCATGTGGGATATTAGGATCATAACATATTATCACGCTTTGCCGTCGAAATCCATAACAACTCACTCTATTAACATTTACCCGATAAGTCTTTTCTTATCTTGGTGGCTCTACTCacttattagttattttaaTCTAGCTTCTAGGAGATTCGATCATAAAGCCACAACTCATTTGATCCTATACTCAATGAGCTACGTTCGATTACTTGACGTGGTGtttggctttgataccaaatgatACAAACTTATGAGTAAAACTTATATACACATGATTAAGCTTTCACTTAATCTATGTAATACACTAGAATCAATCCAAacattgtatatatattattaattttagacTTTATTTAAACATATGGTCTTCCACTATACATTTTTAAATCtttcataatataatatacacatgcagtttagcatagaaataataaaatgatttttgaatgattttatattattcaatGAGATCCTAGGAATCTTAAATCTATTTGAATAAGGGAAATTGTCTCCTTGCGGTGACAAGGATCCTATCATACGTTAGTAAGATGCCTCTCTTATTGAAGGGTACTGATTTACGTGAAACGCATGACCACAAGGCCACTCCAATTAGTAAACGAGTCCAAGAGGGAATCAAAGGACTTCCACTACTATATAGTCAATTaatattgattctcaaaaaaaaaaaaaaaatagtcaattaatatatatatatatatttttgtcaaattactATTTTAGTTTATGAATCTTGAGTtggagaaattttgtttttcaattattGATTGTATCAACTTAGTCCATGGTGTTTTGAAaccatttaatatatataacttttgatACCACTTCCCATCAAAGTTATCAACCAAAGTTATACAAATAATGCTTCTTTCGAACTTTATAATCTCCAATTGTAAGTATCAACTGCCGCACTTCTTGGGAGAGTTGGTACCTCCCTAGCACAAAATGTTTGAGGGGTCTTAACTCTTATGGGTAGGGGTTCAAATTATAGACAGCTAGGTATTtctaactattaaaaaaaaaaaaagtaagcatCGAAGTTAATTATAGATTAAATTACTCAATTTGTTAAGGAATTTCATAGGGTATCCAATGATAATAAGGACAATAGTAACGTtgacaataaaattttctccCATTGACTTGTAAGTACAATgaatagaatttttaaaatattaatataatacgAAGGTATTGAAAGGTGTAAcattaataaaaagttatatcaaatataacttgattttatatatatatatatatatatatatatatagcaacaacaattattaaattaatcttagtcccaaaattttgaagatcAACTATAGTCATCAACAGCTTAATTAAAGTTGATTACATGTTATGTGATTCAATATCCATTTTCATGAGACTTAAAAAGAGTGAAGCAATTGAGGACCAAGTGTCAAACTTACAATATCACCACGAGAAATCCCCAGTTGGACCAAAGCAGAAGCAAGCTTGATGCATCGTTCATGTGTTTCTCCCCAAGTAGTTTTCTCAGTACCATAAACCATGGAAACCTCATCACCATACACAATGGCTGCTCTCTCCAAGAAACCTATAGGTGTCAAAGGTACAAAGTTTGCAGAGCATTGAATCGCACCCTCCATTGATTTATGTCTAACGATAAGGGTCTCCTACAAAATGCAAGATAGTAATACAGGTGATATTACTCTATATATAGAAAGTGAGTTCTGACTCAGCCATACACGTACGGATATAAAAATGCAAAAGACAAAATTATAGTGTTCAATGGGAGGAGGTTAAGATAAGGACGGCAGTATATATAGTGCTTAATGGATTCATTCATCAGCAATCATAGACACTTCTTTTGTCATCTTTTGTCATCTTTTGTCATCATTTGTGACATTTATGAATAGTTTTTGATTCTCGATAAATCTTTACTAACTTTACCTGCCTTTTACTGAGATAGAATACAATTTTGTTAGAGCACATGAATGTGAACTCCTTGGCCATGTATACACGTGCTGATATTTTTCAGGACTTGCATGCAATATTATTGGCTAACTTTAATGGCTTTAATCTCAAAAACATTAAAGGCTTTACGGTAGcatttaatttgttaataattaTATCATGTATTGGATTGGATACATGTTTGAGGGAgctaaaaatattatgtaaacataaaagatgaaaattttttcatgaaaaacttgaactgctcaagatgttaatagaatgttttatatatatatatatgtatgtatatattagAATGTTAACATTTATTgagaaaaatgctttaaaaattaaacttgtTATGTTACAATAATTAATCTGAATTAAAATTAACATATTATCTCGTTGTTTTTCTATATATGCTCGTTATTAGCAAATTATGAGAATATACAAGTCTTCTGTAAGGGAAATATCTAGAGAAACCACCATGAATATCCACGTCAATACCAGTCTGATATATGTTATTGAGCGGCCATTTTGAACATGAAGCTAACTGACATGAATATTTGAAGCCAATATCTATGTTTTTGGTAAGAAACTATCCACAGCCTGTACTTTGGAATTAAATTCTCATGAACTAGAAGACTGCTTGTCTTGTACATGACAAGCTCCATTTTATTAAACTATGAAAATACAGCAGAACTAGATGATTATTAAGAAAAGATATGTGGAGCTCGATTAAAAGACTTGTCTTGTACATGTCAAGCTTGATTCATTAAACTttgaaaatagagaagaaagacAAGATTATTAACAAAAGACAGGTAGATTTTGTTTGCTTAATCATCTTTTGCGTCTGTTGCAATTGGAGTAGTAGATTATCTTTGGTTTGTAGCAGAGTTCCATTTGTGTTTAGCAAACTGCTTGTCGTGTTatcattatataaaaaaaaaaaaaaaaaactacggTTGTAGATGTTAACAAAAGGTTTGTTTTCTACCACGAAGTCGGAatcaaagcttttttttttttaagggaaaaaaaaaaaaatctgagtaTAGTTAAATGGTGAGCTGTTGTGTAGTTTACAATGGATTTTCTGTCCTTGGTGAAGTTATTGCTTACAACATGTCAACATGTGGAGAAGGGAATCTTCGAATTCTGACTTTAATCATGTGGGAAATTTTGTTTGATGTTGAATATAATAGAGGCTGACAATTTTATTATTGACTTTAATTTCACTTGATGTTTTCTTGAAGAGAATCGATTGTATCTCTCTTAAATTGTGATTTTGTTCATTAAGTGAGATGCCACACATTAAAATTGGTATTTGAGCCAAGTATGGTTGATTCACAGGTTGAGTGGCCCTACAAACTAAGCTTGATGAGATGAAAGAGATTTTCTTTCTACTTAATACTTGTCTTGATTAGCTTACGTACGAATTGTGTTGCAGCAAGATCTCCTCTATGCCTGGTGTTCATTCTATTGTTATGTTGAcctaaaatatgttttaatatattttgaaaccCTAGTTCACAGATTTCTAAGTTACTTGGTCAATGTGCTGTAACTTTTGGAAACTGTATTCATGAAGCTAGATCAGTCGATTGGAGATGAGTTTTAATGAACCTCGAGGTAGCAGTCAAGGCAACAAAACCTTCACTTTTTTGAACAGTTTCTTGTGTTTTCACCATAGATTTTCAATTACGTTCTAGACACTAGAATTTACAACTTAAATACATGAAAAAGAGTTTTGACTACAGAATTGCCAACACTTAACAAAATACCCTAACATACCCATCCCATTTAATTAGTAGATGGTTTCTTTATGAAACATAAATTACTTCTTAAATCATGCCCAAGTAAATGAGACTTCAAACACCACCGCACACTtttggtgtgatggtcactccataaaTATAAGTGCTTATGGGATGTGAGAGGTAAGAGTTGGGGTTCAAGTTTTTAGGAAgaagtttcacatacatatatacttaaattatggtagagtagaatttctatcttgtattaaaaaaaaaataggctTCAAACAACCTAGAAAATTTTAAACCcttctttcaattaaaaaaaaaaaaaaaattaaaccttaGGGTTTTGGatatgttttatttaaatattaaactttaaaaatatttaatttaaatctcaatattttgaaaaactttttgtttaaattttttagtattaatttaattttatttaaaccttAGAGTCATCATATTATTCACGcagaaaaacataaatatttacatgaaaaatctatttttttcttaaagaaaaaaaaaaaaaagaaacagactCCAAATAAATCCAATATTACAATATctctttttaagtttatgtCTAATTTAAGATCTACTCcaaatacaataatatattCACTCTATGAATTAATACAAAAACTTacttgattctccaaaaaaaaaaaaaaaatacaaaaacttactTGATATCTTTACTCGCCTTGAATCCAAACACTCTTCGTCGTGGTCGTAGCACCCAAAAAATACCAAGCAAAATTTTCCTATTTTCGTTGCAATGGCAGACGCTATTATTCTCTCATCAAAAATTTCCTATTTCGTTGCAATTGCAGACGCTATTATTCTCTCATCAGCGGCTCTCACATTgccttttttctgttttttctgtCGATCTCACGCAGACACGCTGCAGCACACTCTTGGCGCTTTCCACACTCTCTCCTGTTCTTTTCACGTGAATTAATCTCCTAAACCACACCAAACTGCCATTTTATAAAAAACTTGAAGCTATTGCTTTTAGTGGAGCACATGATACGACACAATTTCAAATTCAATAGgaaccccaccccccccccccccccccccccggcgcaccccccaaaaaaaaaaaaaaaaaaaagaaggttgaCCTCAATATATATACACTGTTTTTGAGGAATTGGTAGACTTTAATATAAGGATTTCTTTATGGATTACTAGCAACATCGTTtcaatatatatagtttggGGTGTAAGACTATAAACTTAAGTCTAGGTCTTTTATATTtgaatatcaattaaatataattattttttagaaggaaaaaaaaggaataatttaatactaattgtgggtacctaaggcatgcttggcaacgtcctaggcatgcaaGCGACGTCCTTGGCCGTCCTCGGCATGTtttgcaacgtcctcggcatgcttggcaacgtcctcGGCTGACCTCAGCATGCTTGCAAAGTCCTAGTCGTCCCACATTGAATAGAAATCCCTcactttctaccttataagctttgaagcgaaggagtagtgtaccactACTTCTTTAAAGATagtaatttaagtgtatatgtatattaatCTCTTTCCTGGAGATTTAAATCTCGGCTCTTGTCTCCTATACCCCATAAGACTgcaatttttattacataaaattaataacttaatgTGATAATAAATGTAATTGGCGTGCTTCAActacttaataaataaatgatagatttttcttttttttggtgattgattGATCCGCCACTGATGGCCAGAGAGGAAGGCCATTGATACCATAAAGATTAggttaagagtttttttttttttttttttgagaaacagattAGGTTAAGAAACCCACTTACTAATTGAGTGTTTGGTATATTTTCAACATACAGTAAGAGTGCGTTTCTTGTCAAAAAGCTCCATTAATCGTAGACCCTCTGCCTTTTTATGATGTGATGAAAAGCAAACTCTTAACCAATAGCTACAATCAAAAGTGAGGAAAATTCCCCAAGAACTTGCGTACGTAACTACGTATccaatttttactttattaagATCTTCAAAATAAGAACTAATTTATACAGCAATAAAGCATTTCCCAAGACTAGAGAGTCTCTCATGGGCAGAACAGCTTGCCCAATTATCAATTTCATTGATAACTAAGATTCCACTTCTAGACACTATTTAGATCTTGTTTTTTTCTGGCCCGTTTAgcaatttgatttaaaatttccagcaagaaaaaaaaaaaaaaaaaatcgtttatCAATACTTCAAGTCTGCAATGCTCTAACCTGACTCTCTCTAGTCCCTCCTGCTGTTGCTAATGTCATCGATGGCAATCTTCTTCACCTCCAATCTTTTcgttattttgatttttcacacATTAAAAGAGAAGGCAATAAGCCTGTCCATATTTTAGCTCATCATGCAAAGTTTGTAGATGATTTTGTGGCATGGAATGAGGAAACCCCCAGTTTCTTAGAAATTGCCGTTGCCTTTGATGTACCGAattgcttttgattttctattttttttaaatggattttCTATTAATGATATGCTGCAATAATTtcccataatatatatatatatatatatattagtgaagacttttttttttgcacatgGTGTTAAGAAAGTGTTCTAGAAAATAATGGccacactacaaaaaaacgagggctatagccgcgtttgaaaaacgcagctatagacccTAAAAACACAGCTATAGGTCATAGTCGCGTTTGGAAACGTGGCTCTGGAAAATGCGACCTATCTGCGTTTTTTACCCCCTAGCTGCGTTCTTCCACCCCCTATAAGCTGAGACCTATAGTTGCGTTTtgtaaaaaacgcggctatagatcTGCTTTGGGCTGCATTTAAAATGTTGTCATAGGCTAagacctatagctgcgtttctCAAAATGCAGCTATAGACTATGTTTGGGCTGCGTTTTAGAAACACGGCTACAGCCTTCCATAGGATTTTtttctatagccacgtttttaaaaacgcagttatggttttttttttcttgcccATCACAATACTTTTTTGCTCCTTAGTATCATCTTCCTTTGCAAACATAACTCATATTATAAACAATGAGTCACAAACAATATTGTCCTCATTCTGAATTTAAATTcctaagaaaagaaaacatcAACTGACAAGAAATTATGCAAAGATAACTATAAATACACACATCTAAACACTGGTTTTCAACATAGATAGAAGCCAAAACTTATCATTGTTATACTCAAAAAAATACTTTTCCCCTCCACATCCATGTATCATGTCATCCTTTCTGCCTTCTATAATATTGTAAATGATTAATGCCCGCCATTTTATGTTGAATAGTGATGCCATGTATCCTATGTTGTTACATAGACATGCATTATAGGTATATGTGCAATTTACAACAAGTGTGGACAAGATTATAGG is a genomic window of Quercus lobata isolate SW786 chromosome 2, ValleyOak3.0 Primary Assembly, whole genome shotgun sequence containing:
- the LOC115977505 gene encoding probable acyl-activating enzyme 1, peroxisomal isoform X1: MTLATAGGTRESQETLIVRHKSMEGAIQCSANFVPLTPIGFLERAAIVYGDEVSMVYGTEKTTWGETHERCIKLASALVQLGISRGDIVAAFAPNVPALYELHFGVPMAGAVISALNTKLDSAMLALLLEQLEAKIIFVYYEFLEVVLGALNILSEREGKPPSLVLIAECDKKSFSIVEATPPGSLDYNDLLAMGQADFEIIRPKNECDPISVNYTSGSTGIPKGAIYSHRAAYLNSIATIFRINVREKLVFLWTVDMFRCNGWCFPWAVAALGGTNICLRSTLTAKLIFDAILVHKVTHLCGAPIILNILAKSLARPLPFKVEIIVAGPLPPPQVVTKVIELGFNVSHGYGMTEALGPAIVTPCTPELQYSSTLDEQAKTKRLEGLHNLIMDGVDVKDPSTMKSIPHDGKTIGEVMFKGNTMMLGYFKKPKVTQEAFRGGWYRTGDLAIRHQDGFIEMKDRAKDMIICGGEIVSSLEVEAMLLSHPKVFEAAVVGTNKPCAFVKLKEGCDNCVPEEIIEFCGERLPKYMVPHSVVFGDLPVNSTGKIQKFVLREKAKTMGM
- the LOC115977505 gene encoding probable acyl-activating enzyme 1, peroxisomal isoform X2 — encoded protein: MEGAIQCSANFVPLTPIGFLERAAIVYGDEVSMVYGTEKTTWGETHERCIKLASALVQLGISRGDIVAAFAPNVPALYELHFGVPMAGAVISALNTKLDSAMLALLLEQLEAKIIFVYYEFLEVVLGALNILSEREGKPPSLVLIAECDKKSFSIVEATPPGSLDYNDLLAMGQADFEIIRPKNECDPISVNYTSGSTGIPKGAIYSHRAAYLNSIATIFRINVREKLVFLWTVDMFRCNGWCFPWAVAALGGTNICLRSTLTAKLIFDAILVHKVTHLCGAPIILNILAKSLARPLPFKVEIIVAGPLPPPQVVTKVIELGFNVSHGYGMTEALGPAIVTPCTPELQYSSTLDEQAKTKRLEGLHNLIMDGVDVKDPSTMKSIPHDGKTIGEVMFKGNTMMLGYFKKPKVTQEAFRGGWYRTGDLAIRHQDGFIEMKDRAKDMIICGGEIVSSLEVEAMLLSHPKVFEAAVVGTNKPCAFVKLKEGCDNCVPEEIIEFCGERLPKYMVPHSVVFGDLPVNSTGKIQKFVLREKAKTMGM